One window of the Pempheris klunzingeri isolate RE-2024b chromosome 10, fPemKlu1.hap1, whole genome shotgun sequence genome contains the following:
- the LOC139208594 gene encoding sterile alpha motif domain-containing protein 9-like produces the protein MADQDEMKVILCICDNEKAFTSWKDLIDARCGIDISNRCIYELSFAEVNGTVLSLLSKNCKSRRFLPCGGGSKVLLEKKVERSLNTLEVLCVNQCEGGNEDKLIMEENFYKGGKVWWWNFYFSEQPGSTPFIKPDKFDFIMNAVIPDLCSLRKACVLLNLMHIPGCGGTTLAMHTLWALRNRFRCAVLRDSNADFAEVADQVVKLLMYDHDEHLPYVPVLLMIDDFDDKEKVFDLQQLIEKECAKKDIQSKSAQVILLNCMRTESAEQPQLLAVLVLLNVYCKDIG, from the exons ATGGCAGATCAAGATGAAATGAAG GTAATCCTTTGTATATGTGACAATGAAAAAGCATTTACCTCCTGGAAGGACCTTATCGATGCTCGGTGTGGAATAGATATCTCCAATAGATGCATATATGAGCTCAGTTTTGCCGAAGTGAATGGAACTGTCCTCAGTCTTCTGTCAAAAAACTGTAAATCCAGACGTTTCCTACCCTGTGGTGGGGGAAGCAAAGTTCTTCTTGAAAAGAAAGTGGAGCGTAGCCTGAATACTTTGGAGGTCCTGTGCGTGAACCAATGTGAAGGAGGAAACGAGGACAAACTTATCATGGAGGAGAACTTCTACAAAGGGGGAAAAGTGTGGTGGTGGAATTTCTATTTCTCAGAGCAGCCTGGATCCACACCATTTATCAAACCAGACAAGTTTGACTTCATCATGAACGCAGTCATACCAGATTTGTGTTCCCTGAGAAAAGCCTGTGTGTTGCTCAACCTCATGCATATACCTGGATGTGGTGGGACAACTTTGGCCATGCATACTTTATGGGCTCTCCGGAACAGATTCCGTTGTGCTGTCCTTAGAGACAGCAATGCTGACTTTGCTGAGGTAGCGGATCAAGTAGTCAAACTTTTAATGTATGACCATGATGAGCATCTACCATATGTCCCTGTTTTGCTGATGATTGATGACTTTGATGATAAGGAAAAAGTCTTTGACTTGCAGCAGCTCATTGAAAAAGAATGTGCAAAGAAAGACATTCAGTCTAAGTCTGCACAGGTCATTCTCCTAAACTGCATGAGGACGGAGTCTGCTGAGCAGCCACAACTCCTGGCTGTTTTAGTTCTGTTGAATGTGTACTGCAAGG ATATAGGATGA
- the LOC139208743 gene encoding sterile alpha motif domain-containing protein 9-like — MHLMLQIHQARQFLEMQKADTYSGILNHLSNDISPEIMEKIARQYQFVCDPHHNPTVKDRINFIYVNVVLSHIKLQSRYILPHQKLVYLLCQVVHQQTPLNDILPLYFIAVVLLWPQQHHPECKNVGRYISQMRNSYHTVMKEVYNGKRPIVHFFLGKKQGYGQLVHFREIKRCIVGWDEQFASLWENGKIWKENKVDKLLCRVTGQVEVIPVFPSELRGHAQGSKVSFFIGFTMRGPLALDIN; from the exons ATGCATCTCATGTTGCAAATACACCAGGCCAGACAATTCCTGGAGATGCAAAAAGCTGATACCTACTCTGGGATTCTTAATCATCTCTCAAATGACATCTCACCTGAAATAATGGAGAAGATTGCCAGACAGTATCAATTTGTTTGTGACCCTCATCATAACCCGACGGTGAAAGACAGAATCAACTTCATctatgtcaatgttgtgttgaGTCATATCAAACTACAGTCACGATACATTCTGCCTCACCAGAAACTGGTTTATCTGCTTTGCCAAGTTGTGCATCAGCAAACCCCATTAAATGATATTTTGCCACTGTACTTCATTGCAGTTGTGCTTTTGTGGCCACAGCAGCACCATccagaatgtaaaaatgtggggAGGTACATCTCACAGATGAGGAACTCTTATCACACAGTGATGAAGGAAGTGTACAATGGCAAGAGGCCCATTGTCCATTTCTTCCTGGGGAAGAAGCAGGGCTATGGACAACTGGTACACTTTAGAGAAATCAAAAGGTGCATCGTGGGTTGGGACGAACAGTTTGCCTCTCTGtgggaaaatggaaaaatatggAAAGAGAATAAGGTGGACAAACTTCTTTGCAGGGTCACGGGCCAA GTTGAAGTCATCCCAGTGTTTCCAAGTGAGCTCAGAGGGCATGCCCAGGGTTCAAAAGTGTCATTCTTTATTGGTTTCACCATGAGAGGCCCTCTTGCACTTGACATTAACTAA